A region of Thermodesulfobacteriota bacterium DNA encodes the following proteins:
- the tadA gene encoding tRNA adenosine(34) deaminase TadA, with translation MSNTKHIKFLNLALEEAKKAGQKDEVPVGAVVVAEKGKILSSAHNQTIGLCDPTAHAEILAMRKAASKEQNYRLLNTTLYVTVEPCIMCMGAIIHARISTVVFGAFDAKWGAAGSLYNLAIDPRLNHLPEIIPGICEEECKVLMQDFFRSKRI, from the coding sequence ATGTCAAATACAAAACACATAAAATTTTTAAATCTGGCGCTTGAAGAGGCTAAAAAAGCTGGACAAAAAGATGAGGTTCCTGTAGGTGCTGTGGTCGTTGCAGAAAAAGGAAAAATTCTTTCTTCTGCACACAACCAAACCATTGGCCTTTGCGACCCCACTGCACATGCTGAAATACTTGCCATGCGGAAAGCCGCATCAAAGGAGCAAAATTACAGGTTGTTAAACACCACACTGTATGTTACGGTCGAACCCTGCATCATGTGCATGGGAGCCATTATTCATGCTCGCATTTCAACCGTTGTTTTTGGTGCATTTGATGCTAAATGGGGCGCTGCCGGATCGCTGTATAACCTGGCAATCGATCCCAGGTTGAATCATTTGCCTGAAATCATACCGGGCATTTGTGAGGAAGAATGCAAAGTATTAATGCAGGATTTTTTTCGTTCCAAGCGAATCTAA
- a CDS encoding adenylosuccinate synthase: protein MSNIVIVGTQWGDEGKGKIVDLLSEYADMVVRFQGGNNAGHTVVIEGKQFISHLVPSGILQKKRCVIGNGLVVDPEVLIEELDNLKTMGINAQPSDLMISEKAHVIMPYHKSIDHGREKKKGDNKIGTTGRGIGPAYEDKATRRGIRFVDLINAEVFKEKLATILEEKNFYLKNYLSAETLDPEVIINQYTRYAQRLAPHVANISVAINDAIKEGKQVLFEGAQGTHLDIDHGTYPFVTSSNTVAGNACNGAGVGPTEISAVIGIVKAYTTRVGRGPFPTELFDETGDFIQEKGAEFGATTGRRRRCGWLDTVILKNAVRLNGLTGVTITKLDVLGGLKSLNICTAYEYEGRALKHFPASLKVLAGCKPTLETLPGWSEDISGIRKIEDLPENTRNYLKRVEELIETPIDIVSVGPGRDETIVIKNPFGE from the coding sequence TTGTCCAATATAGTTATCGTCGGAACCCAATGGGGAGACGAAGGAAAAGGCAAAATTGTTGATCTGCTGTCAGAATATGCGGATATGGTCGTTCGCTTTCAGGGAGGGAACAATGCCGGTCACACCGTGGTGATTGAAGGAAAACAGTTTATCAGCCATCTGGTACCTTCCGGTATTTTACAGAAAAAAAGGTGCGTCATCGGAAACGGTCTGGTGGTAGATCCTGAGGTCTTGATCGAAGAACTCGATAACTTAAAGACCATGGGCATAAACGCCCAACCATCCGACCTGATGATCAGTGAAAAAGCCCATGTGATTATGCCTTATCACAAGAGTATTGATCATGGCCGGGAAAAAAAGAAAGGCGACAACAAAATCGGAACCACCGGTCGCGGTATCGGACCGGCATATGAAGATAAGGCCACCCGTAGGGGGATAAGATTCGTCGACCTGATTAATGCGGAAGTTTTTAAGGAAAAATTGGCAACCATTTTAGAAGAAAAAAATTTTTATCTAAAAAATTACCTTTCTGCTGAAACATTAGACCCTGAAGTTATCATTAATCAGTACACTCGTTACGCACAGCGCCTTGCTCCACATGTAGCAAATATTTCCGTGGCCATCAATGATGCTATCAAAGAAGGAAAACAGGTCCTTTTTGAAGGAGCCCAGGGAACCCATCTTGACATTGATCACGGTACCTACCCTTTTGTGACCTCTTCCAACACTGTGGCAGGAAATGCATGCAACGGCGCCGGTGTGGGTCCAACAGAAATATCCGCTGTCATTGGTATCGTCAAAGCTTACACCACCCGGGTTGGCAGGGGGCCTTTTCCCACCGAGCTTTTTGATGAAACCGGTGACTTTATCCAGGAAAAAGGAGCGGAATTCGGCGCAACCACCGGTAGAAGGCGAAGATGCGGATGGCTTGACACAGTCATCCTGAAAAATGCCGTTCGTTTAAACGGGCTTACCGGCGTCACCATCACCAAACTGGATGTACTCGGAGGTCTTAAATCACTGAACATTTGCACGGCATATGAATATGAAGGCCGGGCGCTAAAGCATTTTCCTGCCAGCCTGAAAGTCCTCGCCGGCTGTAAACCCACCTTGGAAACCCTGCCTGGATGGTCCGAGGATATTTCAGGCATTCGAAAAATCGAAGATCTACCTGAAAATACAAGAAATTATCTAAAAAGAGTTGAAGAGCTTATCGAAACCCCCATAGATATTGTATCGGTAGGTCCGGGAAGAGATGAAACGATTGTGATAAAAAATCCTTTCGGTGAATAA
- a CDS encoding transposase, translated as MKGPKKTNRYSDEFKIKAVQLANHPDILAKDVAEDLGVINFSPHQQKRVMKK; from the coding sequence ATGAAAGGACCTAAAAAGACAAACCGGTATTCGGACGAATTTAAGATCAAAGCGGTACAGCTTGCGAACCACCCTGATATTCTGGCAAAAGATGTGGCGGAGGACTTAGGCGTGATCAATTTTAGCCCTCATCAGCAAAAGAGGGTTATGAAGAAATAA
- a CDS encoding CPBP family intramembrane glutamic endopeptidase, with product MLFFFVIPLSFFFIRFQLAFFIVPLVFFLALICYFYLRCSRQLVQMQLWTDEHFREDLKKVFITFIPLAAIMTLAALFIIPELFLAFPKSKPEIWLLVMLAYPLLAAYPQEIIFRAFFFHRYGDLFPRRQTLIIVNGLSFGLAHILYGNWLAPVLSTFGGVLFAFRYNQSRSILITAIEHGLWGNFLFTVGYGWFFYSGAIQ from the coding sequence TTGCTGTTTTTTTTCGTTATTCCCCTCTCCTTTTTCTTTATTAGGTTTCAGCTGGCTTTTTTTATTGTACCATTGGTCTTTTTCTTGGCACTCATTTGTTATTTCTACTTGCGCTGCAGCCGACAGCTCGTTCAAATGCAACTTTGGACAGATGAACATTTTCGTGAGGATTTGAAAAAAGTATTCATCACATTTATTCCATTGGCTGCCATCATGACTCTTGCAGCATTGTTTATTATTCCCGAACTCTTTCTGGCATTTCCGAAATCAAAACCGGAAATTTGGCTGTTGGTCATGCTTGCATATCCACTTCTTGCAGCCTACCCACAGGAAATTATATTCAGGGCATTCTTTTTTCACCGATATGGAGATCTGTTCCCAAGGAGGCAAACTCTCATCATAGTAAATGGTTTGAGTTTCGGCCTGGCCCATATTCTGTATGGTAACTGGCTGGCACCCGTCTTGTCGACATTCGGGGGTGTATTATTTGCTTTTCGCTACAATCAGAGTCGCTCAATTCTCATTACTGCTATCGAACACGGCTTATGGGGAAATTTTCTTTTTACTGTTGGTTATGGGTGGTTTTTCTATAGCGGGGCAATTCAATAA